In the Helianthus annuus cultivar XRQ/B chromosome 11, HanXRQr2.0-SUNRISE, whole genome shotgun sequence genome, one interval contains:
- the LOC110891942 gene encoding uncharacterized protein LOC110891942, translating into MNHHRHPLLDNLRGKVSHEALDLLAKELMRKLEVLRKLNASCGCHMWLSCGLPCACRLENYKRTGRMIQLDDIDVFWRKLDLLPCKLVDEEVDIVAELNNVRQHLEAQSPFSKRVCFQR; encoded by the exons ATGAACCACCACAGACACCCGCTGTTGGACAACCTACGTGGAAAGGTTTCCCATGAAGCACTTGATTTGCTGGCAAAAGAGCTAATGAGGAAGCTGGAGGTGTTGCGGAAACTTAACGCATCATGTGGTTGCCATATGTGGCTTAGCTGTGGATTGCCGTGTGCTTGTAGGCTGGAAAACTACAAACGTAcag GGCGTATGATACAACTCGACGACATAGATGTATTCTGGCGTAAGCTTGACTTGCTCCCGTGTAAACTGGTAGACGAGGAAGTCGATATTGTAGCAGAGCTCAATAATGTGCGGCAACATTTAGAGGCGCAGTCCCCGTTCAGCAAAAGAGTATGCTTTCAAAGATAA
- the LOC110890065 gene encoding E3 ubiquitin protein ligase RIE1 isoform X2, producing the protein MNTRYLFTPESLCNSAVAVSFSLIPNGREEGTTEDVGPHNRATSRPTATTSVPSSFLVRMAIRISRARWYSFARRVFHYQNAARSDIGSNPFNTGSWMFMEFLGLVFQIVMIAYTLSVSKEEKPVWPMRTWVSGYGAGCVLNLALLFWRYRVFCWTQVGVEHSVNIEESRNLQMMNKFRTFMELFFAIWFVMGNVWVFDSRFGTFRRAPKLDVLCISLLAWNAITYSFPFILFLFLCCFVPLISNLLGYNMNAGSTNRGASEEQILKLPTWKYKETESDIEHGKAIIDNSITVYTKIFHFFQTEGVPGDILN; encoded by the exons ATGAATACGCGATACTTGTTTACACCAGAGTCGCTATGCAACTCTGCTGTAGCGGTTTCATTTTCATTGATTCCAAATGGTAGAGAAGAGGGGACGACAGAGGACGTGGGCCCACACAATAGGGCCACCTCTCGGCCCACTGCCACCACCAGTGTCCCCTCTTCTTTCTTGGTAAGAATGGCAATTAGAATATCAAGAGCTAGATGGTATTCTTTTGCAAGAAGGGTGTTTCATTACCAAAATGCCGCAAGATCGGATATCGGGTCGAACCCGTTTAATACGGGTTCTTGGATGTTTATGGAGTTTTTGGGTTTGGTGTTTCAAATTGTGATGATAGCGTATACTCTATCGGTTTCCAAAGAAGAGAAGCCGGTTTGGCCCATGAGAACATGGGTATCCGGGTATGGAGCCGGGTGTGTGCTTAATCTAGCGTTGTTGTTTTGGCGGTATCGGGTTTTTTGTTGGACCCAAGTTGGAGTAGAACATTCTGTTAACATCGAAGAGTCGAG GAACTTACAAATGATGAACAAATTTCGGACATTTATGGAGCTATTCTTTGCCATATGGTTCGTGATGGGGAACGTTTGGGTGTTCGATTCCCGGTTCGGAACCTTTCGACGAGCTCCAAAACTCGACGTTCTTTGCATCTCACTACTTGCTTGGAACGCCATCACCTACTCGTTTCCCTTCATATTGTTTCTATTTCTATGTTGTTTCGTGCCACTTATTAGCAACCTTCTCGGCTACAACATGAACGCTGGCTCAACCAACCGCGGTGCATCTGAAGAACAAATCTTAAAGCTACCCACATGGAAATATAAAGAAACCGAATCTGATATAGAACACGGAAAGGCCATCATCGATAACTCAATCACT gtttacactaAAATTTTCCATTTTTTCCAAACCGAGGGGGTTCCTGGCGACATCCTAAATTAA
- the LOC110890065 gene encoding E3 ubiquitin protein ligase RIE1 isoform X3: MNTRYLFTPESLCNSAVAVSFSLIPNGREEGTTEDVGPHNRATSRPTATTSVPSSFLVRMAIRISRARWYSFARRVFHYQNAARSDIGSNPFNTGSWMFMEFLGLVFQIVMIAYTLSVSKEEKPVWPMRTWVSGYGAGCVLNLALLFWRYRVFCWTQVGVEHSVNIEESRNLQMMNKFRTFMELFFAIWFVMGNVWVFDSRFGTFRRAPKLDVLCISLLAWNAITYSFPFILFLFLCCFVPLISNLLGYNMNAGSTNRGASEEQILKLPTWKYKETESDIEHGKAIIDNSITQNTRRRKI, from the exons ATGAATACGCGATACTTGTTTACACCAGAGTCGCTATGCAACTCTGCTGTAGCGGTTTCATTTTCATTGATTCCAAATGGTAGAGAAGAGGGGACGACAGAGGACGTGGGCCCACACAATAGGGCCACCTCTCGGCCCACTGCCACCACCAGTGTCCCCTCTTCTTTCTTGGTAAGAATGGCAATTAGAATATCAAGAGCTAGATGGTATTCTTTTGCAAGAAGGGTGTTTCATTACCAAAATGCCGCAAGATCGGATATCGGGTCGAACCCGTTTAATACGGGTTCTTGGATGTTTATGGAGTTTTTGGGTTTGGTGTTTCAAATTGTGATGATAGCGTATACTCTATCGGTTTCCAAAGAAGAGAAGCCGGTTTGGCCCATGAGAACATGGGTATCCGGGTATGGAGCCGGGTGTGTGCTTAATCTAGCGTTGTTGTTTTGGCGGTATCGGGTTTTTTGTTGGACCCAAGTTGGAGTAGAACATTCTGTTAACATCGAAGAGTCGAG GAACTTACAAATGATGAACAAATTTCGGACATTTATGGAGCTATTCTTTGCCATATGGTTCGTGATGGGGAACGTTTGGGTGTTCGATTCCCGGTTCGGAACCTTTCGACGAGCTCCAAAACTCGACGTTCTTTGCATCTCACTACTTGCTTGGAACGCCATCACCTACTCGTTTCCCTTCATATTGTTTCTATTTCTATGTTGTTTCGTGCCACTTATTAGCAACCTTCTCGGCTACAACATGAACGCTGGCTCAACCAACCGCGGTGCATCTGAAGAACAAATCTTAAAGCTACCCACATGGAAATATAAAGAAACCGAATCTGATATAGAACACGGAAAGGCCATCATCGATAACTCAATCACT CAAAATACAAGGAGAAGGAAGATATGA
- the LOC110890065 gene encoding E3 ubiquitin-protein ligase At4g11680 isoform X1: MNTRYLFTPESLCNSAVAVSFSLIPNGREEGTTEDVGPHNRATSRPTATTSVPSSFLVRMAIRISRARWYSFARRVFHYQNAARSDIGSNPFNTGSWMFMEFLGLVFQIVMIAYTLSVSKEEKPVWPMRTWVSGYGAGCVLNLALLFWRYRVFCWTQVGVEHSVNIEESRNLQMMNKFRTFMELFFAIWFVMGNVWVFDSRFGTFRRAPKLDVLCISLLAWNAITYSFPFILFLFLCCFVPLISNLLGYNMNAGSTNRGASEEQILKLPTWKYKETESDIEHGKAIIDNSITECCICLAKYKEKEDMRQLGCSHTFHMKCVDQWLKIVSCCPLCKQELER; this comes from the exons ATGAATACGCGATACTTGTTTACACCAGAGTCGCTATGCAACTCTGCTGTAGCGGTTTCATTTTCATTGATTCCAAATGGTAGAGAAGAGGGGACGACAGAGGACGTGGGCCCACACAATAGGGCCACCTCTCGGCCCACTGCCACCACCAGTGTCCCCTCTTCTTTCTTGGTAAGAATGGCAATTAGAATATCAAGAGCTAGATGGTATTCTTTTGCAAGAAGGGTGTTTCATTACCAAAATGCCGCAAGATCGGATATCGGGTCGAACCCGTTTAATACGGGTTCTTGGATGTTTATGGAGTTTTTGGGTTTGGTGTTTCAAATTGTGATGATAGCGTATACTCTATCGGTTTCCAAAGAAGAGAAGCCGGTTTGGCCCATGAGAACATGGGTATCCGGGTATGGAGCCGGGTGTGTGCTTAATCTAGCGTTGTTGTTTTGGCGGTATCGGGTTTTTTGTTGGACCCAAGTTGGAGTAGAACATTCTGTTAACATCGAAGAGTCGAG GAACTTACAAATGATGAACAAATTTCGGACATTTATGGAGCTATTCTTTGCCATATGGTTCGTGATGGGGAACGTTTGGGTGTTCGATTCCCGGTTCGGAACCTTTCGACGAGCTCCAAAACTCGACGTTCTTTGCATCTCACTACTTGCTTGGAACGCCATCACCTACTCGTTTCCCTTCATATTGTTTCTATTTCTATGTTGTTTCGTGCCACTTATTAGCAACCTTCTCGGCTACAACATGAACGCTGGCTCAACCAACCGCGGTGCATCTGAAGAACAAATCTTAAAGCTACCCACATGGAAATATAAAGAAACCGAATCTGATATAGAACACGGAAAGGCCATCATCGATAACTCAATCACT GAATGTTGTATATGTTTAGCAAAATACAAGGAGAAGGAAGATATGAGACAATTGGGATGTTCACATACATTCCATATGAAATGTGTTGATCAATGGCTCAAGATAGTATCATGTTGTCCCCTTTGTAAGCAAGAACTTGAACGATGA